A DNA window from Solanum lycopersicum chromosome 3, SLM_r2.1 contains the following coding sequences:
- the LOC101248468 gene encoding protein FRIGIDA encodes MVEPADAATAAPSPSRPLPAVEAQSQLIETVNALQNITKQSEFLQPPTNDDSIAKFSKLSDAFSAFQVCFAELHRHVVSIGTLIDSMRPLDTTSTTPLSVSSLPAAAAPGPEPAMEFGPSEEEKVEVKSPCLELKSTRSELESICKRVDGRGLRKYMITHISDINLLLEEVPKALKLSRNPARLVLDCVGKFYLQGSRAYVKGSPVVNGRKASILVLDCFLLMGIDEGVEIEKEVKEEAEKAALAWRKRLIAEGGLRKVYDMDARGLLLLIGCFGIPGAFSNEDIRDLFLASPFKKNISCSLTRSNVFMAKITEIIEGMVNQKMEMEAVDLAYTFGMEDRFNSQKLVTTYLRESKEPLKKMKGKPQGSLAAVHEAKKKHLAALRSVIKCSRRHNIDLSKLLPGWKINEQIMSLEKEIEVGEKKMAQKRKNDETESSGMISNKEAKQSHFPNPRLQQERVVNHIDSNTTLLESGTAGHMFGLSPLVLHGPGGHGRTLVDNTPMQIGSHHTGQLYGLHGDGAVCDRLPSHSYAYGPSSYLASSTGMPNTKLGDAYRPSPYLAGSTGLPNTKPADAYRPSPYLEGSRGLPNAIPTDVAGRSSASNPYQFGDTVLTSELYRSSGWRVVDVVPSAASAHQSSFLFTGPDSFALGRDYLQP; translated from the exons ATGGTTGAACCAGCCGATGCTGCCACCGCTGCGCCGTCTCCATCACGGCCATTGCCGGCGGTAGAAGCTCAATCGCAACTCATAGAAACAGTAAATGCTCTGCAAAACATCACCAAACAGTCTGAATTTCTGCAGCCACCAACAAATGACGACTCAATTGCCAAATTCAGCAAACTCTCGGATGCTTTCTCCGCATTCCAGGTCTGCTTTGCTGAGTTACACCGACACGTTGTTTCTATCGGGACTTTAATCGACTCTATGCGACCCCTGGATACAACTAGTACTACCCCCTTATCTGTATCCTCACTTCCCGCAGCCGCAGCCCCAGGACCAGAACCGGCAATGGAATTCGGTCCctctgaagaagaaaaagtggaAGTGAAATCCCCTTGTTTAGAGCTAAAATCTACTCGTTCAGAGCTAGAAAGCATCTGTAAAAGGGTGGACGGTCGTGGTCTGCGGAAGTACATGATAACGCATATCTCAGATATAAATCTACTGCTTGAGGAAGTCCCTAAGGCATTGAAACTCTCGCGCAATCCGGCAAGACTTGTATTGGATTGTGTTGGGAAGTTTTATTTGCAAGGGAGCAGGGCATATGTTAAGGGTTCACCCGTGGTCAATGGAAGGAAGGCTTCTATATTGGTTTTGGATTGCTTCTTGTTGATGGGAATCGACGAGGGAGTTGAGATTGAGAAAGAGGTGAAAGAAGAGGCGGAGAAGGCAGCTTTAGCATGGAGAAAGAGGTTGATTGCTGAAGGAGGTTTACGAAAGGTGTATGATATGGATGCCCGGGGTTTGCTATTGCTTATTGGGTGTTTCGGGATTCCAGGAGCATTCAGTAATGAGGATATCAGGGATTTATTTCTGGCAAGTCCGTTCAAGAAGAATATTTCTTGTTCCCTCACAAGATCAAATGTCTTCATGGCAAAGATTACAG AAATTATAGAGGGGATGGTGAACCAGAAGATGGAAATGGAGGCAGTTGATCTTGCCTATACTTTTGGAATGGAGGACAGATTTAACTCTCAGAAACTTGTGACAACATATTTACGAGAATCTAAAGAGCCACTGAAGAAGATGAAGGGAAAGCCGCAAGGTTCACTTGCTGCTGtg caTGAAGCAAAAAAGAAGCACTTGGCTGCTCTTAGATCTGTCATCAAATGCTCAAGACGCCATAACATTGATCTTTCAAAACTTCTTCCCGGGTGGAAAATCAATGAGCAAATAATGAGCTTGGAGAAAGAAATTGAAGTAGGTGAGAAGAAGATGgcacaaaagagaaaaaatgatGAAACTGAGTCATCTGGAATGATCAGCAACAAAGAGGCGAAACAGTCGCATTTTCCAAATCCACGGCTACAACAGGAAAGAGTTGTTAATCATATTGATAGCAACACAACCTTGTTAGAAAGTGGAACTGCTGGCCACATGTTTGGTTTGTCCCCATTAGTATTGCATGGACCTGGAGGTCATGGAAGGACTTTAGTGGATAATACACCCATGCAAATAGGAAGTCATCACACTGGTCAGTTATATGGACTGCATGGTGATGGAGCTGTGTGCGACAGACTGCCCTCCCATAGCTATGCTTATGGGCCATCATCGTACTTGGCAAGTTCTACAGGGATGCCAAACACCAAACTTGGTGATGCTTATAGGCCATCACCGTACTTGGCAGGTTCTACAGGGTTACCAAACACCAAACCTGCTGATGCTTATAGGCCATCACCATACTTGGAAGGCTCTAGGGGATTGCCGAACGCCATACCCACTGATGTTGCTGGCCGAAGCTCTGCATCTAACCCCTATCAGTTTGGTGATACTGTTTTAACAAGTGAACTCTACAGGAGTAGTGGCTGGCGAGTAGTTGATGTTGTTCCATCTGCTGCCTCTGCTCATCAATCGTCTTTTTTATTCACTGGACCAGATAGTTTTGCCTTGGGTAGGGATTACCTTCAACCTTAA
- the LOC101248184 gene encoding chaperone protein ClpD, chloroplastic isoform X2, producing MELSCSSPLSVNSTISFNRYVSVYPHRRCQSVLSLFPYYPSSSSHVATTATASAPCSTSSSSSTLFGISFSHRPSSSVHRKIKRSMYIVSGVFERFTERSIKAVMFSQKEAKALGKDMVSTQHLLLGLIAEDRSPGGFLGSRITIDKAREAVRSIWLGDSEDDTTKLGSQDSGSATSATDVAFSSSTKRVFEAAVEYSRTMGYNYIAPEHIAIGLFTVDDGSAGRVLKRLGANVNRLAAEAVSRLQGELAKDGRDPISFKRSREKSFPGKITIDRSAEKAKEKNALEQFCVDLTARASEGLIDPVIGRETEVQRMIEILCRRTKNNPILLGQAGVGKTAIAEGLAINIAEGNIPAFLMKKRVMSLDIGLLISGAKERGELEARVTTLIKEVKESGHIILFIDEVHTLVGAGTVGRGNKGSGLDIANLLKPTLGRGELQCIASTTMDEFRLHIEKDKAFARRFQPILVNEPSQADAVQILLGLREKYESHHKCRYSLEAINAAVELSSRYIPDRYLPDKAIDLIDEAGSKSRMQAHKRRKEQQISVLSQSPSDYWQEIRAVQTMHEVILASKLTENADASRLDDDSELHLQPASSSTSDQHELPLVGPEDIAAVASLWTGIPLKQLTVDERMLLVGLDEQLKKRVVGQDEAVTSICRAVKRSRTGLKHPNRPISAMLFCGPTGVGKSELAKALAASYFGSESAMLRLDMSEYMERHTVSKLIGSPPGYVGYGEGGTLTEAIRRKPFTVVLLDEIEKAHPDIFNILLQLFEDGHLTDSQGRRVSFKNALIVMTSNVGSTAIVKGRQNTIGFLLAEDESAASYAGMKAIVMEELKTYFRPELLNRIDEVVVFRPLEKPQMLEILNLMLQEVRARLVSLGISLEVSEAVMDLICQQGFDRNYGARPLRRAVTQMVEDLLCESVLSGDFKPGDVAVIHLDESGNPVVVNQSSQSIQLSDTNGNPVVTNR from the exons atggagttatCGTGTTCTTCTCCGCTTTCTGTCAACTCTACTATCAGTTTCAATCGATATGTTTCTGTGTACCCTCATAGGAGATGTCAAAGTGTTCTCTCCCTTTTTCCATAttatccttcttcttcttctcatgTTGCTACCACAGCTACTGCTTCTGCTCCTTGTAGTACTAGCAGTTCTAGTTCGACCCTTTTTGGGATTTCCTTTTCTCATCGACCCAGCAGTTCCGTTCATCGTAAAATCAAGCGTTCTATGTATATTGTGTCGGGGGTGTTCGAGAGATTTACTGAGAGATCGATTAAAGCTGTGATGTTCTCCCAGAAGGAAGCAAAGGCTTTGGGTAAAGATATGGTGAGCACCCAACACCTTTTACTTGGTCTTATCGCGGAGGATCGGAGTCCTGGTGGGTTTCTTGGTTCTCGAATAACTATTGATAAGGCCCGTGAAGCTGTTCGTAGCATATGGCTTGGTGACTCAGAGGACGATACAACAAAATTGGGTTCTCAGGACTCCGGTTCAGCTACCTCAGCTACTGATGTGGCCTTTTCTTCAAGTACCAAGCGGGTTTTTGAGGCTGCGGTTGAGTATTCAAGGACCATGGGGTATAATTATATTGCTCCTGAGCATATTGCTATTGGTTTGTTTACTGTTGATGATGGCAGCGCTGGTCGTGTGCTCAAGAG GTTAGGAGCAAATGTAAATCGTCTGGCAGCTGAGGCAGTTTCCAGGCTTCAAGGAGAGCTTGCTAAAGATGGTAGAGACCCAATTTCGTTCAAAAGATCACGTGAGAAATCCTTTCCTGGAAAAATAACTATTGACAGATCTGCTGAGAAAGCAAAAG AGAAAAACGCTCTGGAGCAATTTTGTGTAGATCTTACTGCCCGTGCAAGTGAGGGCCTTATAGACCCAGTAATTGGTAGGGAGACTGAAGTTCAGAGAATGATCGAGATACTCTGCCGTCGAACCAAAAACAATCCTATTCTGCTTGGTCAAGCTGGAGTTGGGAAAACAGCGATAGCTGAAGGGCTTGCTATAAACATTGCTGAAGGAAATATTCCTGCGTTCTTAATG AAAAAACGGGTAATGTCTTTAGACATTGGCCTATTGATTTCAGGTGCAAAGGAGAGGGGTGAACTAGAGGCGCGTGTGACTACATTAATTAAGGAGGTAAAAGAGTCAG GCCATATCATTCTATTCATAGATGAGGTCCACACCCTTGTTGGTGCTGGCACAGTTGGACGGGGAAATAAGGGCTCTGGTCTTGACATTGCTAATTTGCTAAAACCAACACTTGGCCGTGGTGAACTGCAG TGTATTGCATCTACCACCATGGATGAGTTCAGATTGCATATTGAGAAAGACAAGGCCTTTGCTCGAAGGTTCCAGCCCATCTTGGTTAATGAACCAAGTCAG GCGGATGCTGTCCAGATACTATTGGGGTTGCGTGAAAAATATGAGTCGCATCATAAGTGTAGGTACAGTCTGGAAGCCATCAATGCTGCTGTGGAACTATCATCAAGATATATACCGGATAGGTATCTTCCTGACAAAGCTATTGATCTTATTGATGAGGCTGGTAGTAAATCTCGTATGCAAGCTCACAAAAGAAGAAAGGAACAGCAGATATCTGTACTTTCACAATCACCTAGTGATTATTGGCAGGAAATTAGAGCTGTTCAAACCATGCATGAAGTG ATCCTGGCTAGCAAGCTGACTGAAAATGCTGATGCGTCTCGTTTGGATGATGACAGTGAACTTCATTTGCAGCCAGCTTCGTCTTCTACATCTGATCAACATGA ACTCCCATTAGTTGGACCTGAGGATATAGCAGCAGTTGCTTCACTCTGGACAGGCATTCCCCTTAAGCAGCTTACAGTTGATGAAAGAATGCTTTTGGTTGGTCTTGATGAGCAGCTTAAGAAAAGGGTTGTTGGTCAGGATGAGGCTGTTACATCTATTTGTCGGGCTGTTAAGAGATCCAGAACTGGCCTCAAGCACCCAAATAGACCAATTTCGGCAATGCTCTTCTGTGGTCCTACTGGAGTTGGAAAATCTGAACTGGCTAAAGCTTTGGCAGCATCTTATTTTGGATCT GAATCTGCCATGCTAAGATTGGATATGAGTGAATACATGGAGCGGCATACTGTGAGCAAGTTAATTGGATCGCCTCCTGGTTATGTAGGCTATGGAGAAGGAGGGACTCTAACTGAAGCTATCCGAAGAAAGCCCTTCACTGTAGTGCTGCTAGATGAGATTGAAAAGGCTCATCCCGACATATTCAATATTCTCCTTCAGTTGTTTGAAGATGGTCACCTAACAGACTCTCAg GGAAGAAGAGTGTCATTTAAGAACGCCTTGATAGTTATGACTTCAAATGTGGGTTCAACAGCCATTGTAAAGGGTAGACAGAATACTATCGGCTTCTTGCTTGCTGAAGATGAGTCAGCCGCCTCCTATGCTGGTATGAAAGCAATAGTGATGGAGGAGCTCAAAACATACTTTCGTCCAGAGTTACTGAATAGGATAGATGAAGTAGTGGTATTCCGTCCACTAGAGAAGCCTCAG ATGCTCGAGATATTAAACCTGATGTTGCAGGAGGTAAGAGCTAGGCTTGTTTCATTAGGAATAAGTTTGGAGGTATCAGAAGCAGTAATGGACCTCATATGCCAACAAGGATTTGACAGAAACTATGGCGCACGCCCTCTGAGGAGGGCTGTTACTCAAATGGTTGAAGATCTCCTGTGTGAATCTGTACTTTCTGGGGATTTCAAGCCTGGTGATGTTGCTGTGATCCATTTAGATGAATCTGGAAATCCTGTCGTCGTTAACCAGTCAAGCCAGAGTATCCAATTGTCTGATACAAACGGAAATCCAGTAGTCACCAACAGGTGA
- the LOC101248760 gene encoding U2 small nuclear ribonucleoprotein A': protein MVRLTADLIWKSPHFFNAIRERELDLRGNKIPVIENLGATEDQFDTIDLSDNEIVKLENFPYLNRLGTLLMNNNRITRINPNIGEFLPKLHTLIITSNRLTNLVEIDPLASLPKLKFLSLLENNITKRPNYRLYVIHKLKSLRLLDFRKVKQKERLEASKLFASQEAVEQVKKESVKTVPVEVAAPAEEPKEAQASKPVAPTPEQIIAIKAAIVNSQTLEEVARLEQALKSGQLPADLNIGDHDVTAKKEDAKEDKMVTDSDDKANKVEENVPEQTPDGPTDMEQE from the exons ATGGTGAGGTTAACGGCGGACCTGATATGGAAAAGCCCTCATTTCTTCAATGCCATACGCGAACGCGAGTTAGATCTTCGAG GTAATAAGATTCCGGTCATTGAGAACTTAGGTGCTACCGAG GATCAGTTTGACACGATTGATTTATCTGATAATGAGATTGTTAAACTGGAGAATTTTCCATATCTGAATCGACTTGGAACTTTACTAATGAACAACAATAGAATTACGCGTATCAACCCTAACATTGGAG AGTTTCTGCCAAAATTGCATACTTTGATTATTACTAGCAACAGACTTACGAATTTGGTTGAAATTGACCCGCTTGCATCTCTCCCGAAGCTGAAGTTTCTTAGTCTTCTTGAGAACAATATCACAAAGAGACCAAATTATCGCCTTTATGTCATTCACAAGTTGAAGTCCTTGCGTTTGTTGGATTTCAGGAAAGTCAAACAAAAG GAGAGATTGGAAGCAAGTAAATTATTTGCATCACAAGAAGCTGTAGAGCAGGTCAAAAAGGAATCAGTGAAGACTGTACCTGTTGAGGTTGCGGCACCTGCTGAGGAACCAAAGGAAGCTCAAGCATCTAAGCCAGTTGCTCCTACACCTGAGCAAATAATAGCAATTAAG GCTGCCATTGTGAATTCCCAAACTCTTGAGGAGGTGGCTAGACTTGAACAG GCATTGAAGTCGGGCCAGCTTCCTGCAGATCTAAATATTGGTGATCATGATGTTACTGCTAAAAAAGAAGACGCCAAAGAAGACAAGATGGTTACAGATAGCGATGATAAAGCTAACAAGGTGGAGGAAAATGTACCTGAACAGACACCTGATGGTCCTACAGATATGGAGCAG GAGTAG
- the LOC101248184 gene encoding chaperone protein ClpD, chloroplastic isoform X1: MELSCSSPLSVNSTISFNRYVSVYPHRRCQSVLSLFPYYPSSSSHVATTATASAPCSTSSSSSTLFGISFSHRPSSSVHRKIKRSMYIVSGVFERFTERSIKAVMFSQKEAKALGKDMVSTQHLLLGLIAEDRSPGGFLGSRITIDKAREAVRSIWLGDSEDDTTKLGSQDSGSATSATDVAFSSSTKRVFEAAVEYSRTMGYNYIAPEHIAIGLFTVDDGSAGRVLKRLGANVNRLAAEAVSRLQGELAKDGRDPISFKRSREKSFPGKITIDRSAEKAKAEKNALEQFCVDLTARASEGLIDPVIGRETEVQRMIEILCRRTKNNPILLGQAGVGKTAIAEGLAINIAEGNIPAFLMKKRVMSLDIGLLISGAKERGELEARVTTLIKEVKESGHIILFIDEVHTLVGAGTVGRGNKGSGLDIANLLKPTLGRGELQCIASTTMDEFRLHIEKDKAFARRFQPILVNEPSQADAVQILLGLREKYESHHKCRYSLEAINAAVELSSRYIPDRYLPDKAIDLIDEAGSKSRMQAHKRRKEQQISVLSQSPSDYWQEIRAVQTMHEVILASKLTENADASRLDDDSELHLQPASSSTSDQHELPLVGPEDIAAVASLWTGIPLKQLTVDERMLLVGLDEQLKKRVVGQDEAVTSICRAVKRSRTGLKHPNRPISAMLFCGPTGVGKSELAKALAASYFGSESAMLRLDMSEYMERHTVSKLIGSPPGYVGYGEGGTLTEAIRRKPFTVVLLDEIEKAHPDIFNILLQLFEDGHLTDSQGRRVSFKNALIVMTSNVGSTAIVKGRQNTIGFLLAEDESAASYAGMKAIVMEELKTYFRPELLNRIDEVVVFRPLEKPQMLEILNLMLQEVRARLVSLGISLEVSEAVMDLICQQGFDRNYGARPLRRAVTQMVEDLLCESVLSGDFKPGDVAVIHLDESGNPVVVNQSSQSIQLSDTNGNPVVTNR, encoded by the exons atggagttatCGTGTTCTTCTCCGCTTTCTGTCAACTCTACTATCAGTTTCAATCGATATGTTTCTGTGTACCCTCATAGGAGATGTCAAAGTGTTCTCTCCCTTTTTCCATAttatccttcttcttcttctcatgTTGCTACCACAGCTACTGCTTCTGCTCCTTGTAGTACTAGCAGTTCTAGTTCGACCCTTTTTGGGATTTCCTTTTCTCATCGACCCAGCAGTTCCGTTCATCGTAAAATCAAGCGTTCTATGTATATTGTGTCGGGGGTGTTCGAGAGATTTACTGAGAGATCGATTAAAGCTGTGATGTTCTCCCAGAAGGAAGCAAAGGCTTTGGGTAAAGATATGGTGAGCACCCAACACCTTTTACTTGGTCTTATCGCGGAGGATCGGAGTCCTGGTGGGTTTCTTGGTTCTCGAATAACTATTGATAAGGCCCGTGAAGCTGTTCGTAGCATATGGCTTGGTGACTCAGAGGACGATACAACAAAATTGGGTTCTCAGGACTCCGGTTCAGCTACCTCAGCTACTGATGTGGCCTTTTCTTCAAGTACCAAGCGGGTTTTTGAGGCTGCGGTTGAGTATTCAAGGACCATGGGGTATAATTATATTGCTCCTGAGCATATTGCTATTGGTTTGTTTACTGTTGATGATGGCAGCGCTGGTCGTGTGCTCAAGAG GTTAGGAGCAAATGTAAATCGTCTGGCAGCTGAGGCAGTTTCCAGGCTTCAAGGAGAGCTTGCTAAAGATGGTAGAGACCCAATTTCGTTCAAAAGATCACGTGAGAAATCCTTTCCTGGAAAAATAACTATTGACAGATCTGCTGAGAAAGCAAAAG CAGAGAAAAACGCTCTGGAGCAATTTTGTGTAGATCTTACTGCCCGTGCAAGTGAGGGCCTTATAGACCCAGTAATTGGTAGGGAGACTGAAGTTCAGAGAATGATCGAGATACTCTGCCGTCGAACCAAAAACAATCCTATTCTGCTTGGTCAAGCTGGAGTTGGGAAAACAGCGATAGCTGAAGGGCTTGCTATAAACATTGCTGAAGGAAATATTCCTGCGTTCTTAATG AAAAAACGGGTAATGTCTTTAGACATTGGCCTATTGATTTCAGGTGCAAAGGAGAGGGGTGAACTAGAGGCGCGTGTGACTACATTAATTAAGGAGGTAAAAGAGTCAG GCCATATCATTCTATTCATAGATGAGGTCCACACCCTTGTTGGTGCTGGCACAGTTGGACGGGGAAATAAGGGCTCTGGTCTTGACATTGCTAATTTGCTAAAACCAACACTTGGCCGTGGTGAACTGCAG TGTATTGCATCTACCACCATGGATGAGTTCAGATTGCATATTGAGAAAGACAAGGCCTTTGCTCGAAGGTTCCAGCCCATCTTGGTTAATGAACCAAGTCAG GCGGATGCTGTCCAGATACTATTGGGGTTGCGTGAAAAATATGAGTCGCATCATAAGTGTAGGTACAGTCTGGAAGCCATCAATGCTGCTGTGGAACTATCATCAAGATATATACCGGATAGGTATCTTCCTGACAAAGCTATTGATCTTATTGATGAGGCTGGTAGTAAATCTCGTATGCAAGCTCACAAAAGAAGAAAGGAACAGCAGATATCTGTACTTTCACAATCACCTAGTGATTATTGGCAGGAAATTAGAGCTGTTCAAACCATGCATGAAGTG ATCCTGGCTAGCAAGCTGACTGAAAATGCTGATGCGTCTCGTTTGGATGATGACAGTGAACTTCATTTGCAGCCAGCTTCGTCTTCTACATCTGATCAACATGA ACTCCCATTAGTTGGACCTGAGGATATAGCAGCAGTTGCTTCACTCTGGACAGGCATTCCCCTTAAGCAGCTTACAGTTGATGAAAGAATGCTTTTGGTTGGTCTTGATGAGCAGCTTAAGAAAAGGGTTGTTGGTCAGGATGAGGCTGTTACATCTATTTGTCGGGCTGTTAAGAGATCCAGAACTGGCCTCAAGCACCCAAATAGACCAATTTCGGCAATGCTCTTCTGTGGTCCTACTGGAGTTGGAAAATCTGAACTGGCTAAAGCTTTGGCAGCATCTTATTTTGGATCT GAATCTGCCATGCTAAGATTGGATATGAGTGAATACATGGAGCGGCATACTGTGAGCAAGTTAATTGGATCGCCTCCTGGTTATGTAGGCTATGGAGAAGGAGGGACTCTAACTGAAGCTATCCGAAGAAAGCCCTTCACTGTAGTGCTGCTAGATGAGATTGAAAAGGCTCATCCCGACATATTCAATATTCTCCTTCAGTTGTTTGAAGATGGTCACCTAACAGACTCTCAg GGAAGAAGAGTGTCATTTAAGAACGCCTTGATAGTTATGACTTCAAATGTGGGTTCAACAGCCATTGTAAAGGGTAGACAGAATACTATCGGCTTCTTGCTTGCTGAAGATGAGTCAGCCGCCTCCTATGCTGGTATGAAAGCAATAGTGATGGAGGAGCTCAAAACATACTTTCGTCCAGAGTTACTGAATAGGATAGATGAAGTAGTGGTATTCCGTCCACTAGAGAAGCCTCAG ATGCTCGAGATATTAAACCTGATGTTGCAGGAGGTAAGAGCTAGGCTTGTTTCATTAGGAATAAGTTTGGAGGTATCAGAAGCAGTAATGGACCTCATATGCCAACAAGGATTTGACAGAAACTATGGCGCACGCCCTCTGAGGAGGGCTGTTACTCAAATGGTTGAAGATCTCCTGTGTGAATCTGTACTTTCTGGGGATTTCAAGCCTGGTGATGTTGCTGTGATCCATTTAGATGAATCTGGAAATCCTGTCGTCGTTAACCAGTCAAGCCAGAGTATCCAATTGTCTGATACAAACGGAAATCCAGTAGTCACCAACAGGTGA
- the LOC101248961 gene encoding FRIGIDA-like protein 2, translating to MMADNAATSSANLRKLSDSLLALQCCLTELNQHINSVRSIIPSVIPGLATNISTLLPTSSPPATEPLLKSESSWESDPSEEEEEEKEKKEEEELRSRRSEEVQSPHRSELKSPHSSELKSSRSKEVQFPHRSELESFCKSMNSSELRRYMVMRVSDTNRLLEEVPKALRLSPHPARLVLDSMGKIYFQGRNSYTKNSRMVWRRKAAVLVLECFLLMRVDKVEIEKEVKEEADKAALAWRKRMIAEGGVGKACEMDARGLLLLLGCFGIPGGFSNEDIRDLLLISHITKIYRALRRSNVLKAKIPEIIEGMVKQNSEVDAVHIAYTFRIDRFNPRRILTSFLLNSRESLKKRNEKSEGSLAAVNEAKRKHLNDLTSVIKCLKCHDIDPSKLLPEWKINEKIMALEKEIRGFDKHAERKRKSDETESSRGFRNREAKRSYNPPWVRQQRVDDHVNNNNTLPEGRTTGHLHGYTVSSTVLHGPSAGLIHENIAGSLVGTVGGVAMGVAGAGISPSGNGIHAGISAGTDVVQQGGPYAGGHGGTLVDSTPGQVGSHTDQLYDRSGNAAVNDSLASCSNAYVPSSYLEGSKGLPNTTHTDAYRSPPYSEGSTRLPNAISSDAAGRSFASDIYQVADTDKASELHMSSGVRAVDTVSSAASAHPSSNLHQPK from the exons ATGATGGCAGATAATGCCGCAACTTCAAGTGCCAATCTCCGCAAACTCTCCGACTCCCTCTTAGCCTTGCAATGCTGCTTAACCGAGTTAAACCAACATATCAATTCCGTTCGGTCTATAATTCCCTCTGTGATACCCGGACTTGCGACTAATATCAGTACTCTTTTACCCACCTCATCACCGCCAGCCACAGAACCACTCCTAAAGTCAGAATCATCTTGGGAATCTGACCCctctgaagaagaagaagaagaaaaagaaaaaaaagaagaagaagaactgcGATCCCGTCGTAGCGAAGAAGTGCAATCACCTCATCGTTCAGAACTGAAATCCCCTCATAGTTCGGAGCTGAAATCTAGTCGTAGCAAAGAAGTGCAATTCCCTCATCGGTCAGAACTGGAAAGCTTCTGCAAATCAATGAATAGTAGTGAACTTCGGAGGTACATGGTGATGCGAGTCTCAGATACAAATAGACTCCTCGAAGAAGTCCCTAAGGCATTGAGGCTCTCGCCCCATCCGGCAAGGCTTGTACTGGACTCTATGGGGAAAATTTATTTTCAGGGGAGAAACTCTTATACTAAAAATTCACGCATGGTCTGGAGAAGGAAGGCTGCTGTATTAGTTTTAGAGTGCTTCTTATTGATGAGAGTTGACAAAGTTGAGATTGAGAAAGAGGTGAAAGAAGAAGCTGATAAGGCAGCTTTAGCATGGCGAAAGAGGATGATTGCCGAAGGAGGTGTAGGAAAGGCTTGTGAAATGGATGCGCGGGGTTTGCTATTGCTTCTGGGATGTTTTGGGATTCCAGGAGGATTCAGCAATGAGGATATCAGGGATTTGCTTCTCATAAGTCACATCACCAAGATTTATCGTGCACTCAGGAGATCAAATGTCCTCAAGGCTAAGATTCCAG AAATAATTGAAGGGATGGTGAAGCAAAATTCGGAAGTTGATGCTGTTCATATTGCCTACACTTTTCGAATTGACAGGTTTAATCCTCGGAGAATTTTGACATCATTTTTACTGAATTCCAGAGAGTCATTGAAGAAAAGGAACGAAAAATCAGAAGGTTCACTTGCTGCTGTG AATGAAGCAAAAAGGAAACATTTGAATGATCTGACATCTGTCATCAAATGTTTGAAATGCCACGATATTGATCCTTCAAAACTTCTTCCCGAGTGGAAAATCAATGAGAAAATAATGGCCCTGGAGAAAGAAATTCGTGGATTTGATAAGCATGCGGAACGAAAGAGAAAAAGTGATGAAACTGAGTCGTCGAGAGGGTTCAGAAATAGAGAAGCAAAACGCTCATATAATCCCCCATGGGTACGACAGCAAAGAGTTGATGATCatgtcaataacaataacacTTTGCCAGAAGGTCGAACTACTGGCCATCTTCATGGTTATACTGTGTCCTCAACAGTATTGCATGGGCCTTCTGCAGGCTTAATACATGAGAATATTGCAGGCTCACTTGTAGGAACTGTGGGAGGTGTGGCCATGGGTGTAGCTGGAGCAGGTATATCACCTAGTGGCAATGGTATTCATGCAGGTATATCAGCAGGCACAGATGTTGTTCAGCAAGGAGGTCCATATGCTGGAGGTCATGGAGGGACTCTAGTTGATAGTACGCCAGGACAAGTAGGGAGTCATACTGATCAGTTATATGATCGGAGCGGGAATGCAGCCGTGAATGATAGTCTGGCCTCATGCAGCAATGCTTATGTGCCATCATCGTACTTGGAGGGCTCTAAAGGGTTGCCAAACACTACGCATACTGATGCTTATAGGTCACCACCATACTCGGAAGGTTCTACAAGATTGCCAAACGCCATATCCAGTGATGCTGCTGGCCGGAGTTTTGCATCTGATATCTACCAGGTTGCTGATACTGACAAAGCAAGTGAATTACACATGAGCAGTGGCGTACGAGCAGTTGATACTGTTTCATCTGCTGCGTCTGCTCATCCTTCATCCAACTTGCACCAGCCGAAATAG